A window of the Eubacterium sp. 1001713B170207_170306_E7 genome harbors these coding sequences:
- the gpmA gene encoding 2,3-diphosphoglycerate-dependent phosphoglycerate mutase: MKLVLLRHGESEWNRLNLFTGWTDVILSNKGIKEAADAGNMLKGKGYDFDICYTSFLKRAVDTLNVVLDTMDRAWLPVIKDWKLNERHYGALQGLNKAETAEKYGEEQVKIWRRSFDVRPPELEPEDPRNPQLQEQYRNVEKSELPLAESLKDTIARVIPYYEKVIKKDMQEGRRVLLVAHGNSIRALVKYFEGLSEDEIMGVNIPTGIPLVYEFDDDFNMTDHYYLGDQSIIETRMKKVAEQGKAK, encoded by the coding sequence ATGAAGCTTGTACTTTTAAGACATGGTGAAAGTGAATGGAACCGACTGAACCTGTTTACAGGGTGGACGGATGTAATTTTATCGAATAAAGGGATCAAAGAAGCCGCTGACGCGGGAAATATGCTCAAAGGAAAGGGCTATGATTTTGATATCTGCTATACCTCTTTTTTGAAGAGGGCTGTGGATACCTTAAATGTGGTTCTGGATACAATGGATCGGGCATGGCTGCCGGTTATTAAGGACTGGAAGCTTAACGAACGCCATTATGGTGCGTTACAGGGGCTTAATAAGGCAGAAACGGCTGAAAAATACGGAGAGGAACAGGTCAAAATTTGGCGGCGTTCCTTTGATGTCCGTCCTCCAGAGCTGGAGCCGGAGGACCCGAGAAATCCACAGTTGCAGGAACAGTACCGAAATGTGGAGAAAAGTGAGCTGCCCCTGGCAGAAAGCCTTAAGGATACCATTGCCCGTGTGATCCCATATTATGAAAAAGTGATTAAGAAGGATATGCAGGAGGGCAGACGTGTTCTGCTGGTTGCGCACGGCAACTCGATCCGGGCTCTGGTTAAGTATTTTGAAGGACTGTCAGAGGATGAGATCATGGGCGTCAACATTCCAACGGGTATTCCTCTGGTTTATGAATTTGACGATGACTTTAATATGACAGACCACTATTATCTGGGGGATCAGTCCATCATTGAAACACGGATGAAGAAAGTAGCCGAGCAGGGTAAGGCAAAATAA
- a CDS encoding ATP-binding protein produces the protein MNAFSLWKIIITAPFGIVYFLLLSNWRFSRTKTFLITGAGILAVIILDILLELRLPESISDLEFRLLHIVIAIGFNILLSRYNDARTFFSFLMSCSFVAIQDLFCGILASYLPDVAGELLSQVVVFFILALVIIRFIRKPLLETLEQLQTGWIRLSLIPICLLLSFLNIASYPAPLNERPESIPAAIGLCVAIVLYNGTIYTILKQQSSYFESTRELSSMQLQMTSLKKHMQAIAESEENLRIFQHDLRHLTTALTACIKTHSDDEALAILASMNNTIEKISRPAVCYCEDEVLNAVLSVYGQMAENVGITVSIRVNLPEKLSISVEELSLVFANGIENAINACNQMNSADARRISVVCSRVGSQLFIEITNTYTGEIMFNAETGYPETIVKDHGFGTQSISIFARRYGGLLRYKAEDGMFSMRLILPVCEDKS, from the coding sequence ATGAATGCATTCAGTTTATGGAAAATCATTATCACTGCGCCATTCGGCATTGTTTATTTCCTGCTTTTATCAAATTGGCGTTTTTCAAGAACAAAAACTTTTCTGATTACCGGAGCTGGAATTCTTGCGGTAATCATTCTTGATATCTTATTGGAACTCAGGCTTCCTGAAAGCATAAGCGATCTGGAATTTCGACTGCTTCACATTGTGATCGCCATTGGTTTTAATATACTTCTGTCACGCTATAATGATGCGAGAACCTTTTTCTCATTTCTTATGTCCTGTAGCTTTGTGGCCATTCAGGATTTGTTTTGCGGGATTTTGGCATCATATTTGCCCGATGTCGCCGGAGAGCTTCTGAGCCAGGTGGTGGTATTCTTTATACTGGCGCTGGTTATTATAAGGTTTATCCGGAAACCACTCCTCGAGACATTGGAGCAGTTGCAAACCGGCTGGATACGTTTATCGCTGATTCCGATCTGTCTGCTGCTTTCATTTTTAAACATAGCTTCTTATCCGGCACCGCTAAATGAGCGCCCTGAGAGTATTCCGGCGGCCATTGGTCTTTGTGTTGCCATTGTTTTATACAATGGAACAATCTATACAATCCTTAAGCAGCAGAGCAGCTATTTTGAGAGCACAAGGGAGCTTTCCTCCATGCAGCTTCAGATGACATCATTGAAAAAGCATATGCAGGCCATTGCCGAGAGCGAGGAGAATCTTAGGATTTTCCAGCATGATCTTCGCCATCTTACCACCGCGCTAACCGCGTGTATTAAGACACACAGTGATGATGAGGCGCTGGCTATTTTAGCCTCCATGAACAATACCATTGAAAAGATAAGCCGGCCAGCAGTCTGTTATTGCGAGGATGAGGTGTTGAACGCAGTGCTGTCAGTTTATGGACAGATGGCTGAAAATGTGGGCATAACAGTTAGCATAAGGGTTAATCTTCCTGAAAAACTGTCCATCAGCGTAGAAGAGCTGTCGCTGGTTTTTGCCAATGGTATCGAAAATGCCATCAATGCCTGTAATCAGATGAACAGCGCCGACGCGCGCAGAATCTCAGTTGTATGTTCACGTGTGGGGTCACAGCTGTTTATTGAAATTACCAATACTTACACAGGCGAGATTATGTTTAATGCTGAAACCGGATATCCGGAAACCATAGTGAAAGACCACGGCTTTGGAACACAGAGCATCTCGATTTTTGCCAGACGATACGGTGGTTTGCTGAGGTATAAAGCGGAGGATGGTATGTTTTCAATGCGGCTTATTTTGCCGGTTTGTGAGGATAAAAGCTGA
- a CDS encoding nitroreductase family protein, producing MKKNETLQTILKRRSIRSYLADPVDEETLKDILEAGMYAPNAGGQSWHFTVIQNKKMLNRMSKLAKETARQLGGHLADLGNDPDFNCLYGAPALIVVSSSEENVGLDYDCSAAMENMLLAAESLEIGSCWIYFVLLAFFSQEGVLLKKELKIPEGYKPSTAAVFGHKAEAAEPAARKQDLVTWIF from the coding sequence ATGAAGAAAAACGAAACATTACAGACAATTTTAAAGCGGAGAAGTATCCGAAGCTACCTGGCAGATCCGGTTGATGAGGAGACGCTTAAGGACATTCTTGAAGCCGGGATGTATGCACCCAATGCGGGAGGCCAGAGCTGGCACTTCACCGTGATTCAAAACAAAAAAATGCTCAACCGGATGAGTAAGCTGGCAAAGGAAACGGCCAGACAGCTTGGCGGCCACCTGGCAGATTTAGGAAATGATCCTGATTTTAATTGCCTTTATGGTGCGCCTGCCCTGATTGTGGTATCAAGCTCTGAGGAAAATGTGGGCTTGGACTATGACTGCTCTGCCGCCATGGAAAATATGCTTCTGGCCGCAGAGTCATTGGAAATCGGAAGCTGCTGGATTTATTTTGTTTTATTGGCCTTTTTCTCACAGGAGGGTGTGCTGCTGAAAAAAGAGCTAAAGATACCTGAGGGATATAAACCATCTACCGCAGCGGTTTTTGGGCATAAAGCTGAGGCAGCCGAGCCGGCAGCCCGCAAACAAGATTTAGTCACCTGGATTTTTTGA
- a CDS encoding isoprenylcysteine carboxylmethyltransferase family protein yields the protein MKKQTIGFAALAMLQKILSLSCFLIAAGTLNCLRGWIYFILYLTVMAATLAVLLHRNPDALSFPEKGAEKAAGADITLRNFCSPLAFYGIYIIAGLEIRFHWSLVPQPVIAAGLILSLIANLLMSWALLSNKYYESDTPMLKDTQPTVCSSGPYRFVRHPGYLFMIFWAVTVAMIFGWATGIMSALIILLLILRTYYEDQSLMASFPGYSSYARQVKYRLIPYIW from the coding sequence ATGAAAAAACAAACCATTGGCTTTGCCGCTCTGGCAATGCTTCAAAAAATACTGAGTCTGTCCTGTTTCTTAATCGCTGCCGGAACTCTGAACTGCCTGCGGGGCTGGATTTATTTTATTCTGTATCTGACGGTCATGGCCGCTACGCTGGCTGTTTTGTTACACCGCAATCCAGATGCGCTGTCTTTTCCAGAAAAAGGCGCTGAAAAGGCAGCCGGAGCAGATATCACCCTGCGTAATTTTTGCAGTCCTCTGGCTTTTTATGGCATCTACATTATCGCCGGGCTGGAAATCCGTTTTCACTGGTCTTTGGTGCCCCAGCCTGTGATAGCTGCGGGGCTTATCCTCAGCCTTATCGCCAATCTGCTGATGTCTTGGGCGCTGCTCTCAAACAAGTATTATGAATCGGATACTCCCATGCTTAAGGATACCCAGCCCACTGTCTGTTCCAGCGGTCCCTATCGTTTTGTACGGCATCCAGGCTATCTTTTTATGATTTTCTGGGCCGTCACAGTCGCGATGATTTTCGGATGGGCCACAGGCATTATGTCCGCTTTAATTATTCTTCTTCTCATCCTCCGGACTTATTATGAGGATCAATCCTTGATGGCTTCTTTTCCTGGCTATTCAAGCTATGCCCGCCAGGTAAAATACCGCTTGATCCCTTATATCTGGTAA
- a CDS encoding NAD-dependent protein deacylase, whose protein sequence is MEQIGRLQKIIDESKSIVFFGGAGVSTESGIPDFRSSNGLYMQEYRYPPEQVVSHSFFENHTEAFYDFYKNKMMFLDAKPNAAHMKLAELEKCGRLKAVVTQNIDGLHQAAGSQAVYELHGSIHRNFCQKCGKFFDAAYVKNTESIPKCDACGGRIKPDVVLYEEALDSETIQRAVQAISEADTLIIGGTSLVVYPAAGFIDYFRGKSLVVINKDATARESDATLTIHDAIGKVMEQIKAEC, encoded by the coding sequence ATGGAACAAATTGGTCGATTACAAAAAATTATTGATGAGAGCAAAAGCATTGTTTTTTTTGGCGGAGCTGGCGTTTCAACTGAAAGTGGAATTCCTGATTTTCGCAGCAGTAACGGTCTTTACATGCAAGAGTATCGTTATCCGCCTGAACAGGTTGTGAGCCACAGCTTTTTTGAAAATCATACAGAAGCCTTTTATGATTTTTACAAAAATAAAATGATGTTTCTGGATGCTAAGCCAAACGCTGCCCATATGAAGCTGGCAGAGCTTGAAAAATGCGGCAGGCTAAAGGCAGTGGTGACACAGAATATTGACGGCCTGCACCAGGCCGCGGGCAGCCAGGCAGTTTATGAGCTGCATGGCAGTATTCACCGCAATTTTTGCCAGAAGTGTGGAAAATTTTTTGATGCTGCCTATGTTAAAAACACTGAGAGTATTCCGAAATGTGACGCTTGCGGAGGCAGAATCAAGCCAGATGTGGTACTCTACGAGGAGGCGCTTGACTCTGAGACCATTCAAAGGGCAGTGCAGGCAATCAGCGAGGCAGATACCCTGATTATCGGAGGAACCTCTTTAGTCGTTTATCCGGCAGCAGGTTTTATTGATTATTTCAGAGGAAAAAGTCTGGTGGTTATCAATAAGGATGCCACCGCCAGAGAATCAGATGCCACATTGACAATCCATGACGCCATTGGAAAAGTTATGGAGCAGATTAAAGCTGAGTGTTAG
- a CDS encoding DMT family transporter, with translation MNTKSASIGHIAAFFTIIIWGTTFIATKVLLRVLTPVEILFYRFFLGYLVLWLVAPRNLKLNSRKQEFYFMAAGLLGVTLYFLLENFALTFTLAANVGVIIAIAPFFTALFDYFFLHGEKPGLRFFIGFVVAITGICLISFRGDSTVQLNPAGDLLAIAAAVVWAGYSTFTKKISTFGYGTIQTTRRIFFYGLLFMIPALFVFGFHLDFSVFTEFKNLANILFLGFGASALCFVTWNLAVKLLGPVKTSVYIYMVPVITVVTSVIILHEHVTLPAILGIVLTIAGLFLSESRLSLKRQKSLNKKEELRG, from the coding sequence ATGAATACTAAAAGTGCGTCCATTGGGCACATTGCCGCCTTTTTTACCATTATCATCTGGGGAACCACCTTTATTGCCACAAAAGTACTTCTGCGGGTACTCACACCCGTTGAAATTCTTTTTTACCGTTTTTTTCTTGGCTATCTGGTATTATGGCTGGTTGCTCCCAGAAATCTGAAGCTAAACAGCCGAAAGCAGGAGTTCTATTTCATGGCTGCCGGCCTTCTGGGCGTCACACTCTATTTTCTTTTGGAAAATTTTGCCCTTACCTTTACGCTGGCAGCAAACGTTGGGGTAATCATTGCCATTGCACCCTTTTTTACTGCACTGTTTGACTATTTTTTCCTCCATGGAGAAAAGCCTGGCCTGCGGTTCTTTATTGGATTTGTTGTCGCAATTACAGGTATTTGCCTTATCAGCTTTCGCGGTGACAGCACGGTACAGCTTAATCCAGCCGGCGATCTGCTGGCCATTGCCGCCGCTGTTGTCTGGGCCGGATACTCAACCTTTACTAAAAAGATCAGCACCTTTGGTTACGGAACCATCCAAACCACCCGAAGAATCTTTTTTTATGGCCTGCTTTTTATGATTCCCGCTCTGTTTGTTTTTGGTTTTCACCTGGATTTTTCAGTTTTTACTGAATTCAAAAATCTGGCCAATATATTATTTTTGGGCTTTGGCGCATCAGCGCTTTGCTTTGTTACCTGGAATCTGGCGGTAAAGCTCCTGGGTCCGGTTAAAACCAGCGTGTATATTTATATGGTGCCTGTCATTACCGTGGTCACCTCTGTGATTATTCTGCACGAGCATGTTACCCTGCCGGCAATTTTAGGTATTGTGCTGACCATCGCAGGGCTGTTCCTTTCAGAAAGCCGGCTTAGTCTCAAACGTCAAAAATCATTAAATAAAAAAGAGGAGCTGCGCGGCTAA
- a CDS encoding AraC family transcriptional regulator: protein MTFEQEQRHVYYDTDLKIEAYHLTGIVQPFPNHFHDYYVIGFVEGGRRHLWCKDQEYDLSAGDLILFNPRDSHRCSPRNGEILDYRAVNIPIEVMQSAAREITGQSYTPFFTQNVVYQSDIITALNDLYTGIVELSSRFEKDEAFFLLLEQLFREYSSPFEQSNMIEPDNKIKTVCTYMEDHFSDNISLDDLTALAGLSKSYFLLLFTKQVGVSPYRYLQSIRIERAKKLLEQGIPAIDTAAMTGFSDQSHFSRFFKDFIGLTPRQYQKIFQPQKDSEKEVSSNEY, encoded by the coding sequence ATGACATTCGAACAAGAACAAAGACATGTTTATTATGATACAGATCTAAAAATTGAAGCATACCACTTAACTGGAATTGTCCAGCCTTTTCCCAACCATTTTCATGATTATTACGTTATCGGTTTTGTGGAAGGCGGGCGCCGTCATTTATGGTGTAAAGATCAGGAATATGATCTGAGTGCCGGAGATTTGATACTTTTCAACCCACGAGACAGCCATCGCTGCTCTCCAAGAAACGGAGAAATTCTGGATTACAGAGCGGTTAATATCCCCATTGAGGTTATGCAAAGCGCCGCCCGTGAAATCACCGGCCAGTCCTATACCCCATTTTTCACCCAAAATGTCGTCTATCAAAGTGATATTATAACCGCTCTGAATGACCTTTACACAGGCATCGTTGAGCTGTCATCACGTTTTGAAAAGGATGAGGCTTTCTTTCTGCTTTTAGAACAGCTATTCCGCGAATACAGTTCTCCTTTTGAACAGAGCAATATGATCGAGCCAGACAATAAAATTAAAACTGTTTGTACCTATATGGAAGACCATTTTTCGGACAACATCTCGTTAGATGACTTAACAGCTCTAGCCGGGCTCAGTAAGTCATATTTTCTGCTGCTGTTCACAAAACAGGTTGGTGTCTCTCCATATCGTTATCTCCAGTCCATTCGTATTGAGCGGGCTAAAAAACTGCTGGAGCAGGGTATCCCGGCCATTGATACTGCGGCCATGACCGGTTTTTCGGATCAGAGTCATTTTTCACGCTTTTTCAAGGATTTTATTGGTTTGACTCCACGGCAATACCAAAAAATTTTCCAACCACAAAAGGATTCAGAGAAGGAGGTATCTTCCAATGAATACTAA
- a CDS encoding bifunctional diguanylate cyclase/phosphodiesterase, with protein MENRKNIVLYTVIWLVGAVILLFFLFQNAGDSRIINYTGIVRGATQKLVKNEISGDPNAPLMDRLDGILYDLQTGDGDYQLNKCGDSDYQAKLLEIQEVWKDIKLEIDVVRSGTGRENLYQLSEQHFKLSDQAVSLAEQYSDRKLYRTFIILIVYILVSSVWVIFRERKRYKDFRQIYYHDTLTGIPNYLAFIQGTETILNRRDRSDYIIVNMDIDDFKYINDLYGYQMGDNILRNIGFGLSKKFEGELCARVSANNFIILTKKTQSIDKEIRDYLNQLISKKMDFLEKLSFSFGIYKVEAGEESVEAMIDKSAFAHKIAKNGKRATTVWYDEALLEQLTRETRLTKSADKALEMEEFKVYLQPKVDILSGSVIGAEALVRWVSQEYGFLPPDEFIPLFESNGFITKLDFYMLEKVCLLVRQALDDPEKTALPVSVNFSRITVRQMDFVRQFQQIVETYNIPPCYVEAEVTESAFGTNPEKVVKTMEVLQKNGFLIVMDDFGAGYSSLNLLMSLPIDVLKLDKEFLLEGTSVKRAQIIIKNIVDMAEYLGIQVVCEGVETEEHLRFLKEIGCEIGQGYYFSKPLPVSAFREKYHIF; from the coding sequence ATGGAAAATCGAAAGAATATTGTCCTATATACTGTAATCTGGCTTGTCGGAGCTGTTATTTTGCTGTTTTTTTTATTTCAAAATGCCGGCGATTCGAGAATTATAAATTATACCGGGATTGTCAGAGGAGCAACACAGAAGCTGGTTAAAAATGAGATCAGCGGAGATCCGAACGCTCCACTAATGGATCGCCTGGACGGTATTCTTTATGATTTGCAGACCGGTGATGGCGATTACCAGCTGAATAAATGCGGCGACAGTGATTATCAGGCTAAGCTTCTTGAAATTCAGGAAGTGTGGAAAGATATAAAGCTCGAGATTGATGTGGTCCGAAGTGGAACTGGCAGGGAGAATCTTTATCAGCTCAGTGAGCAGCACTTTAAGCTATCTGACCAGGCTGTGTCTCTGGCTGAACAATATTCAGACAGAAAACTTTATCGTACCTTTATAATACTGATTGTATATATTCTGGTTTCGAGCGTCTGGGTGATTTTCAGAGAACGTAAAAGATATAAGGATTTCAGACAAATTTACTATCACGATACTTTGACGGGAATTCCCAATTATTTGGCTTTTATTCAGGGAACAGAAACGATTTTAAACCGTCGTGACCGCTCTGATTATATTATTGTCAATATGGATATTGATGATTTTAAGTATATCAATGATCTCTATGGCTACCAGATGGGGGATAACATTCTTAGAAATATCGGGTTTGGTCTCTCAAAAAAGTTTGAGGGTGAATTGTGCGCCCGTGTATCTGCCAATAATTTTATCATCCTCACGAAAAAGACTCAGAGTATTGACAAAGAAATTCGTGATTATCTTAACCAGCTTATTTCTAAAAAAATGGATTTTTTAGAAAAGCTTTCTTTTTCTTTTGGTATCTATAAGGTAGAGGCGGGGGAAGAATCCGTTGAGGCGATGATTGACAAATCAGCTTTTGCTCACAAAATCGCCAAAAATGGAAAGCGGGCGACCACTGTATGGTATGATGAAGCATTGCTGGAGCAGCTGACACGTGAGACAAGACTGACGAAATCTGCGGACAAAGCTTTGGAAATGGAAGAGTTCAAGGTTTATTTACAGCCAAAGGTAGATATTCTTAGCGGCAGTGTTATTGGCGCTGAGGCGCTGGTGAGGTGGGTATCACAGGAATATGGATTTTTGCCGCCGGATGAGTTCATCCCGCTTTTTGAGAGCAATGGTTTTATAACAAAACTTGATTTTTACATGCTTGAAAAAGTTTGTTTGCTGGTGCGGCAGGCTTTGGATGATCCGGAAAAAACAGCGCTTCCGGTTTCAGTGAACTTTTCAAGAATAACAGTGCGTCAGATGGATTTTGTACGTCAGTTTCAGCAAATCGTCGAAACCTATAACATTCCACCCTGTTATGTTGAAGCGGAGGTCACCGAGAGTGCCTTTGGAACAAATCCTGAAAAGGTCGTTAAAACAATGGAAGTACTTCAGAAAAATGGCTTTTTAATCGTTATGGATGATTTTGGAGCAGGCTATTCATCTTTGAATTTACTCATGTCTCTGCCCATTGATGTTTTAAAACTGGATAAAGAGTTTTTGCTGGAAGGTACGAGCGTAAAAAGGGCTCAGATCATTATAAAAAATATCGTTGATATGGCAGAATACCTGGGTATTCAAGTCGTTTGTGAAGGTGTGGAAACAGAGGAACATCTCCGGTTTTTAAAAGAGATCGGCTGTGAGATCGGACAGGGTTACTACTTTTCAAAGCCCCTGCCGGTCAGTGCCTTTCGGGAAAAATACCATATTTTTTAA
- a CDS encoding MATE family efflux transporter has protein sequence MVTALSNGVSQAAQPILSTNYGAGRFDRIYKVRALGIKTALAVCALPAVLGLLVPDLFTYIFLNPSSEVLALSATAIRIYFIGFFVTGTNMFIINYFQAIVRPGISLALCLFRGCVFNLILVSVLPLLLGVTGIWMAVPLTEFISMGAGVFLIKKISVKH, from the coding sequence GTGGTCACAGCCTTAAGCAACGGAGTCAGCCAGGCGGCCCAGCCAATTTTATCCACCAATTATGGCGCGGGAAGGTTTGACCGTATCTATAAGGTACGTGCCCTTGGGATTAAAACGGCTTTGGCTGTCTGTGCTCTTCCGGCTGTTTTAGGACTTCTTGTACCAGATCTGTTTACTTATATTTTTTTAAATCCTTCATCGGAGGTACTTGCGCTGTCTGCGACAGCCATACGTATTTATTTTATTGGTTTTTTTGTCACAGGGACCAACATGTTTATTATCAATTACTTTCAGGCCATTGTCCGTCCGGGAATTTCCCTGGCTCTTTGCTTGTTTAGAGGATGTGTTTTCAACCTGATATTGGTCAGTGTGCTGCCGCTCTTATTAGGCGTAACGGGCATCTGGATGGCCGTACCTTTAACGGAATTTATATCAATGGGCGCAGGTGTTTTTTTAATAAAGAAAATATCGGTTAAACACTGA
- a CDS encoding peptidylprolyl isomerase, with protein sequence MEKQVVAVVEGKEIYNTDLEALIQQLPQEQQGQFRTKEGRRKLLEELVAQELFYLEGKKNHEDETEEYLALVEDAKEKLLKSHMIAKFMKNIEVSDEEVKKFYDENPKQFIAPDSIRASHILLPSEQQAIDIIQEIKDGGKTFEEAAKAYSVCPSREQGGDLSYFSKGKMVPQFENAAFAMKVGEMSDEPVKTDFGWHIIKVTDSKTSETIPYDVVKENARQYLLGQKQNRAFLDRVDELKNEYNVDVKIGLF encoded by the coding sequence ATGGAAAAACAAGTCGTAGCCGTCGTCGAAGGTAAAGAAATTTACAATACCGACCTGGAAGCTTTAATACAACAATTACCTCAGGAGCAGCAAGGCCAGTTCCGCACAAAGGAAGGCCGCAGAAAATTACTTGAGGAGCTGGTTGCTCAGGAACTTTTTTATCTTGAAGGTAAAAAAAACCATGAGGATGAAACTGAGGAGTATCTCGCCCTGGTGGAGGACGCAAAAGAAAAACTGCTGAAATCACATATGATTGCTAAATTTATGAAAAATATTGAAGTGAGCGATGAAGAAGTTAAAAAGTTTTACGACGAAAACCCAAAACAGTTCATTGCTCCGGACAGCATTCGCGCGAGTCATATTCTGCTTCCCTCAGAACAGCAGGCCATTGATATTATTCAGGAAATCAAGGATGGCGGCAAAACCTTTGAAGAAGCTGCAAAAGCTTACTCTGTCTGCCCGTCCAGGGAGCAGGGCGGCGACCTGAGTTATTTTTCAAAAGGAAAAATGGTTCCACAATTTGAAAATGCCGCTTTTGCCATGAAAGTCGGTGAAATGAGCGACGAACCGGTTAAAACGGATTTTGGCTGGCACATCATCAAGGTAACTGACAGCAAAACCTCTGAAACCATTCCTTATGATGTGGTTAAGGAAAATGCCCGTCAGTATCTTCTCGGGCAAAAACAAAACCGTGCTTTCCTCGACCGTGTCGATGAACTGAAAAATGAATATAACGTCGATGTAAAAATCGGCTTATTCTAA
- a CDS encoding spore photoproduct lyase family protein yields the protein MLLKKKGALFLMPCSKRSGLKPFSHVYLEKRVACHPNTQAILSKLNYDSLIYIDNYSQIFNRHHQDFVAQKRSPNLILAQKKQDFYYKGSPYCENFGHTRFYYTVIIMNCLYDCSYCYLKSIYPSGHMVVFVNNEDFIASVEQDLLTGSEPLYLAISYDSDLMALDPLTNFLSPWLALAKRYPQLTIEVKTKAGRFPIADPPQNVIFAWSLLPDSVIRRYERHTPSLTTRLKAASQALDAGATVRFSIEPVMPIYNSTNIYHDFICFLNKQLDLNRLLDINVGGFRISGKQFKSFYKKDPTCPVFAWPLTENAYGIGYSDNEPLIEQITNDLKSFVKSEKIIVYQAAP from the coding sequence TTGCTGCTAAAAAAGAAAGGAGCGCTGTTTTTAATGCCTTGCTCAAAACGCTCTGGGCTTAAACCCTTTTCCCATGTTTATCTTGAGAAAAGAGTGGCCTGTCATCCAAATACTCAAGCTATCTTAAGTAAGCTCAATTATGACAGTCTTATTTATATTGATAACTATTCCCAGATCTTCAACCGGCATCATCAGGACTTCGTCGCTCAGAAGCGTTCCCCCAATCTTATTCTGGCTCAAAAGAAACAGGATTTCTATTATAAAGGCTCACCCTACTGTGAAAACTTTGGGCACACACGTTTTTACTATACGGTCATTATCATGAACTGTCTCTATGATTGCAGCTATTGTTATTTGAAAAGTATTTACCCTTCAGGACACATGGTTGTTTTCGTCAATAACGAGGATTTTATTGCCTCCGTGGAGCAGGATTTATTGACAGGCAGTGAACCGCTTTATCTGGCCATATCCTACGATAGTGATTTAATGGCTCTTGATCCGCTGACCAATTTTCTGAGTCCATGGCTGGCCTTGGCTAAAAGGTACCCTCAGCTTACTATTGAGGTAAAAACAAAGGCTGGGCGGTTTCCCATCGCAGATCCCCCTCAAAATGTTATTTTCGCCTGGTCGCTGCTTCCTGACTCCGTAATACGCCGATACGAGCGCCATACGCCTTCCCTGACAACGCGGTTAAAAGCTGCTTCTCAGGCGCTTGACGCCGGGGCCACCGTTCGATTTTCCATCGAACCGGTAATGCCCATTTACAATAGCACAAACATCTATCACGACTTTATCTGCTTTTTAAATAAGCAATTAGATTTAAACCGCTTGCTGGATATTAATGTCGGCGGATTTCGGATCAGTGGTAAACAGTTTAAATCTTTTTATAAAAAAGATCCCACCTGCCCGGTTTTCGCCTGGCCCTTGACAGAAAATGCCTATGGTATCGGCTATAGTGATAACGAACCGTTGATCGAGCAAATAACAAATGATTTGAAAAGCTTTGTAAAATCTGAAAAAATCATTGTATACCAAGCCGCCCCTTGA
- a CDS encoding nitrous oxide-stimulated promoter family protein — MACVKSEQRIVEEMIRLYCSKKHHHKALCPDCQALLDYALGRLERCPFQDSKSFCSHCPVHCYKPAMRKRVQEVMRFSGPRMLLHHPVLVVKHMIESNRR; from the coding sequence ATGGCATGTGTAAAATCTGAACAGCGTATTGTTGAAGAAATGATCCGCCTCTATTGCTCAAAAAAACACCATCACAAAGCACTGTGTCCTGACTGCCAGGCACTTCTCGATTACGCGCTGGGCCGCCTGGAACGATGTCCTTTTCAGGATTCAAAGTCATTTTGCAGTCATTGTCCGGTTCACTGCTACAAACCAGCGATGCGAAAGCGGGTACAGGAGGTTATGCGCTTTTCAGGACCCAGAATGCTTCTTCATCATCCTGTTTTAGTGGTCAAACATATGATTGAAAGTAACCGCAGATGA